One region of Triticum aestivum cultivar Chinese Spring chromosome 6B, IWGSC CS RefSeq v2.1, whole genome shotgun sequence genomic DNA includes:
- the LOC123135954 gene encoding cyclin-dependent kinase A-2, with the protein MDQYEKVEKIGEGTYGVVYKAKDRYTNETIALKKIRLEQEDEGVPSTAIREISLLKEMQHRNIVRLQDVVHNEKCIYLVFEYLDLDLKKHMDSSSDFKNHHIVKSFLYQILRGIAYCHSHRVLHRDLKPQNLLIDRRTNSLKLADFGLARAFGIPVRTFTHEVVTLWYRAPEILLGVRQYSTPVDVWSVGCIFAEMVNQKPLFPGDSEIDELFKIFRIMGTPNEETWPGVSSLPDYKSAFPKWPSVDLATVVPTLEPLGLDLLSKMLCLDPTRRINARTALEHEYFKDLDVSS; encoded by the exons ATGGACCAG TACGAGAAGGTGGAGAAGATCGGGGAGGGCACGTACGGGGTGGTGTACAAGGCCAAGGACCGCTACACCAACGAGACGATCGCGCTCAAGAAGATCCGCCTGGAGCAGGAGGACGAGGGCGTCCCCTCCACCGCCATCCGCGAGATCTCCCTCCTCAAGGAGATGCAGCACCGGAACATCGTCAG GCTGCAGGACGTGGTGCACAACGAGAAGTGCATCTACCTCGTCTTCGAGTACCTCGACCTCGACCTCAAGAAGCACATGGACTCCTCCTCGGACTTCAAGAACCATCACATAGTCAAG TCCTTCCTCTACCAGATCCTGCGCGGCATCGCCTACTGCCACTCGCACCGCGTGCTTCACAGGGATCTCAAGCCCCAGAACCTGCTGATAGATCGCCGCACCAATTCGTTGAAGCTTGCTGACTTCGGATTGGCCAGGGCGTTCGGCATTCCTGTCCGGACATTTACTCACGAG GTGGTAACATTATGGTACAGAGCACCAGAAATTCTTCTGGGTGTGAGGCAGTATTCTACCCCTGTTGATGTGTGGTCGGTTGGTTGCATTTTTGCCGAAATGGTGAATCAGAAACCTCTATTTCCTGGTGATTCTGAGATTGATGAACTCTTCAAGATTTTCAG AATTATGGGCACTCCTAATGAAGAAACCTGGCCAGGTGTTTCTTCGTTACCTGACTACAAATCAGCTTTCCCCAAGTGGCCATCCGTG GATCTCGCAACTGTGGTTCCAACACTTGAACCTTTGGGACTTGATCTTCTCTCT AAAATGCTCTGCTTAGATCCAACCAGGAGAATCAATGCCCGAACTGCCCTCGAgcacgagtacttcaaggatctgGACGTGTCCTCGTAG